A single window of Sparus aurata chromosome 22, fSpaAur1.1, whole genome shotgun sequence DNA harbors:
- the mrpl19 gene encoding large ribosomal subunit protein bL19m, with translation MAACGKGLDKFMFSLRLLRNLQLQNERFLSTSVCRLAVGGSSEQPPKFTPPSKPVIVDKTQTVASTRSHLSPEFIPPRQRTNPFKFYIERKDMIRRRKVLNIPEFYAGSILAVTMADPNASGKMNRFVGICIQRGGHGLGATFVLRNIIDNQGVEICYELYSPRIQQIEVLKLEKRLDDNLMYLRDALPEYCTVDPDMKPEPISPTGEVPVNKLKVRMRPKPWSKRWERPKFNIQGIRFDRSLTPEQMEHAQKWAQPWREYDMLKEYDTSKLEEQILSEVQREMSK, from the exons ATGGCAGCCTGTGGGAAAGGGCTCGACAAATTCATGTTCTCGCTGAGGTTATTACGAAACCTCCAGCTCCAAAATGAAC GGTTCCTGTCCACGTCTGTGTGTCGTCTTGCTGTGGGGGGCAGCAGCGAGCAGCCTCCAAAATTCACCCCTCCATCGAAACCTGTCATCGTAGATAAAACACAGACTGTGGCATCTACGCGAAG cCATCTGAGCCCAGAGTTCATCCCTCCCAGGCAGAGGACGAATCCGTTCAAGTTTTACATTGAGAGGAAGGACATGATCCGCAGGAGGAAAGTGCTCAATATCCCTGAATTCTACGCAG GGAGTATCCTGGCAGTGACCATGGCCGACCCTAATGCCAGCGGGAAAATGAACCGCTTTGTTGGCATCTGTATCCAGAGGGGTGGACATGGGCTGGGAGCCACATTTGTCCTGAGGAACATCATAGACAACCAAG GTGTGGAGATCTGCTACGAGCTGTACAGCCCCCGTATCCAGCAGATTGAAGTGCTGAAGCTGGAGAAGAGGCTGGATGACAACCTGATGTACCTGAGAGATGCTCTGCCGGAGTACTGCACTGTGGACCCGGACATGAAGCCTGAGCCCATCTCCCCGACAGGAGAGGTGCCTGTCAACAAG CTGAAGGTAAGGATGCGCCCCAAGCCTTGGTCCAAACGCTGGGAACGACCAAAGTTCAACATCCAGGGCATACGCTTTGACAGGTCCCTGACCCCAGAGCAGATGGAGCACGCCCAGAAGTGGGCACAGCCTTGGCGGGAGTACGACATGCTGAAGGAGTATGACACGTCCAAACTGGAGGAGCAGATTCTCAGTGAGGTCCAGCGGGAGATGAGCAAGTGA